The genomic segment AGTCCTGGGCAGGGTCTTAATGAGCTGGTGCAGAGCGAGGGAGGCCTCTCCTGCTGGGCCTGTGTGCCCAGCCTCCAGCTGAAACTGCCTCCAGGCCTCCTAGCCCACAGGGGCCCACGGGAGACCTGACTCCAGGTGGGGAGCAGGCACACTGAGCTGGCACATGGGGCGACACAGGAAAGGCCCCTCAGTGCAGCTGTGGGGGGCATGTGCCCATGGATCCCAGGGTTCTACAAATGGTGAGCGAaacctggccctgcccctgccctccaaGAAGCCAGGCTCAGGGAGAGGGGGCAACAGACAGCTACAGAATGTCAGTAAATGAGTAACCGTGGAAGGGAGGGGAAGCGCTGCCAGGGGTGGTGCTGGTGGCCCGCCCAGTGCCCGTCCCCAGGGCCTCGATCCCCAGCTGCTGCTGGCTCCTGGCCCACTGCTTCCCACCTTCCCCAGGAAGGAGCCACCTTCCCTCAAGGCACCTGGGGGGATTCACTGTCCCTGGGGGGCAGCCTGCAGGCTGTGGCTGACTGACCAGTACACAAGCAAGACCCCGTGCTTTCAGGTGGGATGCCTCCAGGGTGCCCAGCGGGACCAGTCTGGGCCAGCTGAATATATGTGCCTTTGGGCCCTGAGAGAATGCCAGTGTGACAGGAGCAGGGGCGCACTCCAGGGTACGGCGTGGGGGACAGGTAAGGCAGGCCTAGCGAGGGCAAACAGGGCCTCTGCAGCAGACCACAGGTGGCAGAAAGTTCTGTGCTATTCTCTCTCCTGGAATCTGGGCTGGGCTGCATGGCAAGTGTCACAGGTGATGTTCTGGAACTTTTCAGGCCAGGCCCTAAGAAGCCCAGGCCTCTCTGAGTTCTCTCCCTGGGAGTTCTAAGTTGCCATGTAAGAATTATGGCTCTCCCCAGATGAGCCATCTGACAGCTGAGTCCCTTGACACCGTGAAAAGCAGAGCCACCTGCCGGGTCCTGTACAAATGTGTGAGGTTTAAGAAAATAGTTGTTTCAAGTCACTGGTTTGGGGATAGCTTGTTATGCAGCAGTAAGGGAGAAATGCCCCTCAGGCCGTGCCCAGGGCTGCGATCTTGACACCAACGAGGGAAAGGGGAGACTGGGGAGACTTTCAGCAAGGGGCAGGATGGAAGGTTCGAGAAGGCCCCTGGAGGATGGGGAGCCCAGTGAGGGCACCCCTCCCGGTCCccattattttataaagaaacatTTAAGATTTGAATTATAGATCAAGAACAATTAGAAACTATTCACAGTGAGGAAAGACTCAGCCCAAGGGCCCTGGACAGGCACAGTTTGGAGCTGACGAGGACAAGCTGGCCCGGGCAGCCGGGTCGGAGGCCAGATTCCCGGGTCTCCCGGGATGGTGCCTTCAGAAGGCAGGCAGGTCCCAGCCCCCCCGAGGAGGGGACCCATTGCCCCCACCAGAGGGCCTCCATTCTGCACGGAGGCAGGGTGGGGAACCCCAGGGCCCCCCCACATGACTGTGCCTGACCAGCACCCCTCCAGCCCGAATCCCGCAGCTCTTCCTCGGCCGTCTGTCCTCAGCCCCATCTGAAGTGTCCCCGCCCCGCTTGGCCCCTAGGGCTCTGAGACAGCTTCCCCTGCAGTCTCTCTGACCTCACCTCCCCCCTGCTCCCAAGACTCCAGCCCCAGCGGCCTGCCTGAGGCCCCTCCAAAGTACCAGACTTACCCCTGCTGGGCGCCTTTGCACTGGCCGTTCCCTCTGCCAGGAGTACTTTCCCCTGCAAAGCTTCCTCCCTCAGCACCTTTGAGTCTCCCCTCACAGGTCACCTCCCCGGGGAGGGCGGGTCACTTGCCTCCCCACCTTgcgctctctctgctctctcgtAGTGTCAGCACCGCCCGCCTGCCAGGTGCTTTAGTGTCACCATCCTCATCACATAAGGagccccctaccccacccctggTCTCACATGGTGTCCTGAGCTCTTAGAACCATGCCTGGCATAGAGTAGGCAGGCAGCAAATGCGTGTTGGGTGAATGGGTGGCTCTTCAGTCCTCCTTTGGGCCTGTCATGCGTCTGTCTCGAGGCTGGAAGGCCTATCGGTTCAGCAGACAGGCTTTGCCAGCAATGCCAGGTGCTCATGCCAGGAGCTGGATGAGGTCTTCCGCGTTTGGCCATGACAGATGTGGACGGAGACCTTGCGGAGGCCGCAGGGACAGCACAGGGCCAAGGCTGGCATCCGTCGGGGTTTCACTCCTGCCCCCGCACCCCCATGAACGTTAGTAGCTACCTTCTTGGTAGTAGTAGCTCTGGGGCGGCAGTAACAGCCCACCAATGAGGGCCCCCTGTCTCCAGCTCCAGGCGGAGTCCCGGACCAGGGTGTGGCCAGTTGGTTCCTTGGGAAACGGAGGAAGCACCTGCCAGGCCCCTCCCCAGCTGCTGGCCGTTCGCGTGTTCTTTGCCGTCCCTTGGCCTGTAGATGCCAGCACCCGAATCTGCCCACCTCCCATAGCCTtgtccccgtgcccaccccctcCAGACCTTCCttaaagatcctatttccaataAAGTCACACATTACGTGCTGAGGGTTAGGGACTCCCAACATACTTTTTGGGGACATACAATTTAACCCAGAACCCTGACCGTATGTTTGTCATTCCTAGATCACGGGTGTCACAAGGCAAGGATGGGTGTGGCATGTCTCCAAGAGCAAAACAGGTGCAGTTAGGGACCCTGTGGCCCTGACGGTCTCTTTGGGTCTTTCTGTcaagttgggggtggggaaggaaagcCCATATTCTAGGCACATTAGGTCAGCACTTAATTTTGTTGCAATCCACACtaataaacacattctgtatcaCACGTTAGGAGAGGCTAGTTCTACGTACATAGTACAGATAATGTTCAAAAGCAATATATACCCTTGCGGTGATCGACAGCCTCTGCAATTTTCTATTCTGTATGTTATTATCCGATTTCCTTTCTATAAAGGCTAGTTGGAGTTCATCTTGTTAATTTTAAGACTCCCTGGAAGGGCCTACTCAggagtttaaaaaatatgcttacGTCAATCTTCCAATGACCAGCTCTGGGGGCTTCCTCAAGCGCCACCCCCAGGAAAGTGCCAGTGGCTTTCGACTGAATCATGCCAAGGCCCAGGCACAGAGCTTTGCCTGGTTCCAGTGTGCGAATGGCGTCAACCAGCCCCATCATGAGAATAAACTGCAAGATTCAGAGTCATCACAGAACTTTGTGACGCCTACACCCCCCGGAGGCTCCTGTCTTCAAGGCCAcatttgtgtggacacagctggcTAAAATTCgcctcccctacccccacccccagccatgcAATGCTCAAGGCCTCAAATAGACACTGAAAGATGGGGGAGGGAGCCATATCTTAGTATTGCAAGACAGGTTTTAATCATTTTCCATACCTTTCACAATTAATTACATCCAACTCAATGGGGTTATTTTTTTACatgatgtttccatttattcggCATCTCAATGTGCACAGCACATACGTCACAATATGGGTCGGCACCTGTATAAAACTACagacagattctgaaaacagcgGTAAATACAGAAACCTCAAATCCCCACCACAGCAACACAAACACTTTACAATATTTCAAAGGTCCAATTACATCTCTATACGCTTCACACATGACTCACTGAATTATATACAAGTGGTCAAGAATGACAGAATTCTGCACTTAAGACATCTTAATTCCTGACAGGTTGACTGAGCGCTGAGACAAGACGTGGTGCAAAAATTTGAGGTGTCTAAGATGATCACCGTTTGTTGCCATATGGGCCTGAACACAGAATGTGCACAGatgccagccccctcccccaggcaGCACGGAGATCCATGCATCCCCTCTCCCCATTAGTCCTGGGGTCTAGGatgcagtttaaaattttttttacagcaTTTGTATGACTTTGCATGAACAGTAGTTTAAGACATACAATCCAGTCGTGAGGCTTCCACAGGGCTCGTTTCTCAGTTCAAGAAGAGTGTTTTAAGTAGATGATTTGCATTTGGACaatgagtttttaaaaggaaTGTGAAAGACAAAAACTCCAATCAGATTTTTCAGTCTTGCTGTCTGTAGACTCCCATAAAGTTAATTCGGGAGACAGTTCAGAAACATCCTAGGAGAGTATTAAAGTCTTGACGAAATATTCAGAGCATTTCTGGTAGCAAGCGAAGGTCATTTTGTATAAACTCTAAAAAgtcattcattaaaattaaatgtttgcCATCACCTcagaactttttttaaacatcacTGACCCTGTCTCTTCCATCTTTGCTTCAACGACAGGGGttacatttgtaaaatatataaagaaaaatctaaGGTTACTTGGTGACCATATAGTGTCACCTAACAGctgtctgcaaatattttcaccaTGATTATCCTTACTAAAAGTAAATCACGGGGTAAAGATAGCTCAAACGTGACAAGGTTTGAATGGGACGCACCGACGCTATCTGCAATCCTTTTTGGCTGCATATGGAAAAATAGCCTGCACGCAGGATGGTAAACTCCGCACACATGGTCTCAGCTTTCGGCAGATTTTGCCAGTTGAGGGGCTTAAGGGCTTTCGAGGTAGATGAGAAATCTGCTTAATCAGGGAATGCAACGGAGGGAAGCTGCATCTTCCTCCGTGCAAACCCTGCATCAAGTGTCTCTGTATAAGTACAAGGACATTTCATAAAAAGTAATAGCTAATTCTAACCTGAAGCTTCCCAGGCAGGGGAAGCATGCCTTAAGAAAGACATATATTCTCTTACGTATCTGCTGTTACAAATCGTATTTCATCACTAGGGTTTGGATTAGGGCTGCAAATACCCATCCTGTCCATTCCCAGCCTGCCAGTGGCATGTCGACTCCTTTctgtgggatttttaaaaatcgcTTCGTTTTTGCTTTCCCCCCAATGGTCCCAGAGAAACAGGGGCTGTGGCTGacccaaaaaaaggaaaacaggagtTTATAAAGTTGTCTAAGGGTCTCCCCCGTCTGGTAGATGGAGGAAAATTGACTACAGGGAAAGTTCAAAGGTCAATCTTGGCAGATCTAAAAACGGAGTGGACTCCCACAGCGCGCGCTCGCTGTGCCCGAAGTAAACCGATACGTCCTGATGAATAGCAACAGGGCTCAGAGGGAGGGTGGCCCTGGAGGGTGCTGGCACAAAGCAGAGTGGGGGCTCCCTCACTGGCTCCCAAAGCCCCAGGCAGGCTTCTCCAGACAGGGTGCTTGCCCCCAAAATACAGGGGCAAAGGGGGGCTGAGACCCGAGTCTGACATCACCGTTTCTTAAGACACAGACACAGAATAGCAGCACACTTGTGACAACTTTTTGACAAGTTAAATAAATCCAGTGACTTACCAGAAAAGTGAGGGTTGGgtttgggttcttttttttttcttttcttttctttttttttcccagaaaaaatacaaaacacaccCACAGAACCATAAATAATTTGGTGACAATATATAcacattaaataattaatttaaatatcttacaCCTATTCTCGCATCACACAGTCCATCCAAGTGAAATGTACCAGGCTGCCCATGGCGCTGCCCTCCCAGCGGCTTCCCGAGACTGAGGCAGGGCCCGGGGGTCACAGCCTGGGGAGGAAGTGGGTGACCTTCATGGTGGGTGACACTCGGTTGCCCTTCTTGGTCTTCCCGTTCTTGCTTAGCGCCACGAACATGCCGGGGTACCTGTAGCACTCATAGGCGTTGTAATTGTTGGGCAGGAGTATCTCCTTGAATTTGCACTCATCAGTGAAGAAGGGCTGGGAGGCGAAAGGGCAGCATTAGGGGGGCCGCCTCCTGGCCAGTGGGCACTGGGGGCCACTGCTCAGGGGCTCCTTTCTGTTCTAGCCATGCTCTGGCTGAGAGGTCTCTCCTGGGAAGTCGGGGTGCCAAGCCCCTCACAGAGTGAAAgtagggacagggacaccacccGCCCACAGCAGCCAGTGCTCCAGACACCTGTCAGGCACCTGGCAGCCAGAAGGCCATGGCCACTGTGTCCACCCTGAAGACTGCGGTCCTGCCCACTGGGTGCGGGGGCTACAGAAAGTGGTTCCCAGTGGCACCCCTTGACCAACTAGGAAGTGCCCACTCCAGGATGGCAGGAACCTCCTTGATCTTGTCTTGGGCCTCTGCCCTTTATTTGGGCTGGCCCTGGTTACTGGCACTGCCTCGTAACACTGGCAGGGGGCTCAGGTGGCGCTGCCAATCCTGCGACCCCTTCGCAGTTCCGCGATTCAGGCACAGGTGGGTCTGGAGGGGTGGTGATCCCGCTGGCGCGCGCCAGCCCAATACTGACAGATGCCCTGTACTCACCGAGCCGTACAGCCTGCCCTTGCTGCTCATGGCCACGAAGAACCGGCTGGCCATGCCGAAGATGCTCACCACGCCCCGCTCCACCGGGGAGAGCTCCAGGAGGCCTGGGGGCGGGGCGCGGGTCACTCCTCGTCAGGGGACCCTGGCCCGCCCCACCGTCCCGGAGCCCCTCCTAGACCTGAGCGCCTCCGGGACCCCCAATTCTGGGTGGGGGCGGTGGGGGTAAAGAGGCCCCCGGAGCCCAGCGGGCGTGGGCGCGGACTCGCCTGCCTGGGGTCCTGGCGGCCGTGCCCAGTCCCGGACTCAAGAGCGAGGTGGCCCCCGAGCGTGGCCCCGACCTGGGCGCGCGTCCCAGGCCCCCGCGGGTGCCGGTGGCTGAGCCGCGCGCGCGCTCCGTGCCCACGGGCGAAGGCGCTGGAATTCGGCTGCCGGAGCCCGAGCTTCCGAAGGCGGGGAGGCGGGGCGCGGCCGCCGGGGTGCGCAAAGCCCTGTCGCCGGGGGCCGCTCCGCAGCCAAGAGTGTTTGCGTCCCGGCGCCAGAGGGACCGGACCCTGGGTCGGCCCCGGTTCCCAGCGCCCTCGAGCAGGTGCCAGTCTGGACGTCGGGTGCGCGTGGGGAGGGACGGCCGCTGCCCGGGCCCCCGACCCTCCCGCCGGGCCGCCTCACTCACTGTCCCCGGTGTCCGCGTGCACGCCGCCGATGCGGCCGTCGGGCAGCACCTGGAGGTGGAAGCCTATCCCCACGTTGCAGTACAGCCGCCGCAGCCGCTTGATGCCCAGCAGGTAGTCGCCCGCGCCGCTCTGGACGCCCGCTTCCTTGGGCTGCGCGGCCGCGGGCAGGCGTGCCAGCGAGCGCGCCACCAGGCTCTCCCAGCGGCGCTCCAGCGCGGCCCCCAGCGTGCCGTTGGGCGCGGTGGGCGCGGCGGCGCCCCCTCGGCCGGCCCAGGGCGCCAGCACCGCCAGCAGGACCGCCGGGAGCAGCGCCGCCGTGGCCGCCCCGGGCCCCGCCATCCCGGCCCGCGAGCCGTGCGCCCGTCAGTCGGTCCCCGTGCGCCCCGGGAAGCAGGACCCGAGCTGCGCCTGGGGCGGCCCGCGGGGGCGCACGGCCTGCGCGGGACGGGAGTGCGAGGCCGCGGAGGGGCGGCAGGTGAGACGCGGCGCCCAGGCACGGAGAGCTACCCGGGCTGCATGGGTCGCGGGCAGCCGCCGGAGGACGCGCGGCCCGGGCTGGGGGCCTGCGGAGCGGTGCGCGCCTCCCTGCGCGCTGGGCCGGCGGCCGCCGGGCCGCTATATATAGCCGGGCGCCCCCTCCTACTCCCGCAGGGGGCCGTTCGCTTCGCCCGGGCGCCCGGGGCGCTGCAGCGCTGGCGGCTGGTCACAGGTCGCCTGCCAATCAGGgccgggggagggggggaggcGGCCGGGGACGAGCACAGCGAGTGCCACCTGGAGGGTCCTGGGGTCCCCAGCCCGGGCCCCGCCCGGCCCACGGACCTGGTTGTCCCGCCCCTGGCTCCCGCTTTCTC from the Manis javanica isolate MJ-LG chromosome 11, MJ_LKY, whole genome shotgun sequence genome contains:
- the FGF4 gene encoding fibroblast growth factor 4 — protein: MAGPGAATAALLPAVLLAVLAPWAGRGGAAAPTAPNGTLGAALERRWESLVARSLARLPAAAQPKEAGVQSGAGDYLLGIKRLRRLYCNVGIGFHLQVLPDGRIGGVHADTGDSLLELSPVERGVVSIFGMASRFFVAMSSKGRLYGSPFFTDECKFKEILLPNNYNAYECYRYPGMFVALSKNGKTKKGNRVSPTMKVTHFLPRL